The following are encoded in a window of Mycobacterium sp. ELW1 genomic DNA:
- a CDS encoding L-lactate dehydrogenase: MFEHRNHKVAIIGAGSVGTAIAYACLIRGSAGVLALYDTDAKKVRAEVLDLNHGSQFVPHCTVTGSDQIEVTAGSTVVVVTAGAKQHPGQSRLALAATNVAMAQELTPQLLELSPHAVIVFVTNPVDVVTYAAARAVDAPTGRIFGSGTLLDSSRFRYLIAQRANLAVGNVHGFIVGEHGDSEISLWSSVSIGGVPAAQFRADGAAVFDEATQTAISSAVVNAAYEIIEGKGATNLAIGLSTARIIEAVLGDQHRVLPISTVQHGAYEITDVALSLPTVVSAAGAGEVLQVPLAVPELLGLQASATTLRQAQHSLGL; encoded by the coding sequence GTGTTCGAACACCGGAACCACAAAGTCGCCATCATCGGAGCCGGAAGCGTCGGCACCGCGATCGCCTACGCCTGCCTGATCCGCGGATCGGCAGGCGTTTTGGCGCTCTACGACACCGACGCCAAGAAAGTGCGGGCCGAGGTACTCGACCTCAACCACGGCAGCCAGTTCGTGCCGCACTGCACCGTGACCGGATCCGACCAGATCGAGGTCACCGCCGGGTCCACGGTCGTGGTGGTCACCGCCGGAGCCAAACAACATCCCGGACAGAGCAGGCTGGCCTTGGCCGCCACGAATGTGGCTATGGCGCAAGAACTTACGCCGCAGCTACTGGAACTGTCCCCGCATGCGGTGATCGTGTTCGTCACGAACCCCGTCGACGTCGTCACCTACGCCGCCGCACGGGCCGTCGATGCGCCGACCGGACGCATCTTCGGATCGGGAACGCTGTTGGACAGCAGCCGGTTTCGGTACCTGATCGCTCAGCGCGCGAATCTCGCGGTCGGCAACGTGCACGGGTTCATCGTGGGCGAACACGGTGACTCCGAGATTTCGCTGTGGTCGAGCGTCTCGATCGGCGGTGTGCCCGCCGCGCAGTTCCGCGCCGACGGCGCGGCGGTCTTCGACGAGGCGACTCAGACGGCCATCTCGTCAGCCGTGGTCAACGCCGCGTACGAGATCATCGAAGGTAAGGGCGCGACCAATCTGGCGATCGGCCTGTCCACCGCGCGCATCATCGAAGCGGTACTCGGAGACCAGCACCGGGTGCTGCCGATATCCACGGTCCAGCACGGCGCCTACGAGATCACCGATGTGGCCCTCTCATTGCCGACCGTCGTGTCGGCTGCCGGTGCCGGTGAGGTGTTGCAGGTTCCGCTCGCGGTTCCCGAACTCCTCGGGCTGCAGGCGTCGGCGACCACATTGCGCCAAGCCCAGCATTCCCTGGGCCTCTAA
- a CDS encoding sigma-70 family RNA polymerase sigma factor: MSVLAHNLDDGLDPGRGDFLAQAEPYRRELLAHCYRMTGSLHDAEDLVQETFLRAWKSYDRFEGKSSVRTWLHRIATNTSLTALEGRQRRPLPTGLGAPSSNPSDDLVERAEVPWLEPLPDSLYEDPADPSVIVGSRESVRLAFVAALQHLSPRQRAVLVLRDVLQWRAAEVADAIDTSVAAVNSLLQRARAQLDAVGPSQDDELSPPESDEAREKLASYISAFEDYDIDRLVKMFTAEAIWEMPPFDGWYQGGPVIGALIHQNCPAEKAGDMRLLPLTANGQPAAAMYMRLPETGGRHVPFQLHVLDVRADGVSHVVAFLDTSLFAKFGLPEVL; this comes from the coding sequence GTGAGCGTGCTCGCCCATAATCTCGACGACGGGCTGGACCCCGGCCGCGGCGATTTCCTGGCTCAGGCCGAGCCGTACCGGCGTGAACTGCTGGCTCACTGCTACCGGATGACCGGCTCGCTGCACGACGCGGAGGATCTGGTGCAGGAGACCTTCCTGCGCGCGTGGAAGTCCTATGACCGCTTCGAAGGCAAGTCCTCGGTCCGCACCTGGTTGCACCGCATCGCCACCAACACCTCGTTGACGGCGCTGGAGGGCAGGCAGCGTCGGCCGTTGCCGACCGGGTTGGGCGCGCCGAGTTCGAATCCGAGCGACGATCTCGTCGAGCGTGCCGAGGTGCCCTGGCTGGAGCCACTGCCCGATTCGCTGTATGAGGACCCCGCGGACCCGTCGGTGATCGTCGGGTCCCGGGAATCGGTCCGGCTGGCGTTCGTGGCGGCGCTGCAACACCTGTCTCCGCGTCAGCGCGCCGTTCTGGTGCTGCGGGACGTGCTGCAGTGGCGCGCCGCCGAGGTCGCCGACGCGATCGACACCTCGGTGGCTGCCGTCAACAGCCTGCTGCAGCGGGCCCGCGCCCAGCTCGACGCCGTCGGTCCCAGCCAGGACGACGAACTCTCACCGCCGGAGTCCGATGAGGCGCGTGAAAAGTTGGCCAGCTACATCTCGGCTTTCGAGGACTACGACATCGATCGGCTGGTGAAAATGTTCACCGCCGAAGCGATTTGGGAGATGCCGCCGTTCGACGGCTGGTATCAGGGCGGACCGGTCATCGGGGCGCTCATCCACCAGAACTGCCCGGCGGAGAAGGCCGGCGACATGCGGCTGTTGCCGCTGACCGCCAACGGTCAGCCCGCCGCGGCGATGTACATGCGGCTCCCGGAGACCGGCGGCCGGCACGTGCCTTTCCAGCTGCACGTCCTGGACGTGCGCGCCGACGGCGTCTCGCACGTGGTGGCGTTCCTGGACACCAGCTTGTTCGCGAAATTCGGCCTGCCGGAAGTGCTTTAG
- a CDS encoding alpha/beta hydrolase codes for MVTTRTERTFDGVGGVRIVYDVWTPDTEPRGVVVLSHGLGEHAGRYHHVAERFGQAGLITYALDHRGHGRSGGKRVMVRSIDEYTGDFDTLVKIATAEHPDLPRIVLGHSMGGGIVFTYGVEHPGDYNLMVLSGPAVAANVGVPPVKAFFGKAVGSLLPNLPVEELDASAVSRDPAVVAAYNADPLVWHGKVPAGIAKALLKVGETMPQRARRLTAPLLVVHGGADRLVPAAGSERLVECVGSADVNRKVYPELYHEVFNEPERDLVLDDVCAWIEARL; via the coding sequence ATGGTCACAACACGCACCGAGCGGACGTTCGACGGGGTCGGCGGCGTCCGCATCGTCTACGACGTGTGGACACCGGACACCGAACCGCGCGGCGTGGTCGTCCTCTCGCACGGCCTCGGTGAACACGCCGGCCGCTACCACCACGTCGCCGAGCGTTTCGGCCAGGCCGGACTGATCACCTACGCCCTCGATCACCGCGGCCACGGCCGCTCCGGCGGCAAGCGGGTGATGGTGCGCAGCATCGACGAATACACCGGCGACTTCGACACCCTGGTCAAGATCGCCACCGCCGAGCACCCGGACCTCCCGCGCATCGTGCTGGGGCACAGCATGGGTGGCGGCATCGTCTTCACCTACGGGGTGGAACACCCGGGGGACTACAACCTGATGGTGCTGTCCGGCCCCGCCGTCGCCGCCAACGTCGGCGTACCGCCCGTCAAAGCCTTCTTCGGCAAGGCCGTCGGGTCGCTGCTGCCGAACCTGCCGGTCGAGGAACTCGACGCCAGCGCCGTCTCCCGCGACCCCGCGGTGGTGGCCGCCTACAACGCCGACCCGCTGGTGTGGCACGGCAAGGTGCCCGCCGGCATCGCCAAAGCGCTGCTGAAGGTCGGGGAGACCATGCCGCAGCGCGCGCGCCGGCTCACCGCGCCGCTGCTCGTCGTCCACGGCGGCGCCGACCGGCTGGTTCCCGCCGCAGGCAGCGAGCGGCTGGTCGAGTGCGTGGGCTCGGCCGACGTGAACCGCAAGGTCTATCCGGAGCTCTATCACGAGGTGTTCAACGAGCCCGAGCGCGACCTGGTGCTCGACGACGTGTGCGCCTGGATCGAAGCCAGGCTGTGA
- a CDS encoding DUF2786 domain-containing protein — MTDDKMLARIAALLRQAEGTDNAHEAEAFMAAAQRLATATSIDLAVARSHSATRSAAQAPTQRTITIGEPGARGLRTYVQLFAGIAAANDVQCDVASNSAFVYAYGFAEDIDASHALYASLVVQMVRTCDAYLATGAHKPTPTITARLNFQLAFGARVAQRLGQAREEARHEATHDRTTAPGTAVALRNKELELREHYRKTSKARGTWQASRASAGYSSAARRAGDRAGKQARLGSSPELPGARTRLPR, encoded by the coding sequence GTGACCGACGACAAGATGCTGGCACGCATCGCCGCGCTCCTGCGCCAGGCCGAGGGCACCGACAACGCCCACGAGGCAGAGGCATTCATGGCCGCCGCCCAGCGGCTGGCCACTGCGACGTCGATCGATCTGGCCGTCGCGCGGTCGCATTCCGCCACCCGCAGTGCCGCGCAGGCGCCGACCCAGCGCACCATCACCATCGGCGAGCCGGGTGCCCGGGGTCTGCGCACCTACGTGCAGCTGTTCGCCGGCATCGCCGCAGCCAACGATGTGCAGTGTGACGTCGCCTCCAACTCGGCCTTCGTCTACGCCTATGGGTTCGCCGAGGACATCGACGCCAGCCACGCCCTGTACGCGAGCCTCGTGGTGCAGATGGTGCGGACCTGCGACGCCTACCTGGCCACCGGCGCGCACAAGCCGACGCCCACGATCACCGCACGGCTCAATTTCCAGCTCGCCTTCGGCGCCCGCGTCGCCCAGCGTCTGGGCCAGGCGCGTGAGGAGGCCCGCCACGAGGCCACCCACGATCGCACGACCGCCCCGGGAACCGCTGTGGCACTGCGCAACAAGGAGCTCGAACTGCGGGAGCACTACCGCAAGACGTCGAAGGCGCGCGGCACCTGGCAGGCCAGCCGCGCCTCGGCGGGGTACTCGTCGGCGGCCCGGCGGGCCGGTGACCGCGCGGGCAAGCAGGCCCGGCTGGGGTCCAGCCCCGAACTCCCGGGGGCGCGGACCCGGCTGCCACGGTGA
- a CDS encoding TIGR04338 family metallohydrolase, which yields MTARDSQRSRVYAAEEFVRTLFDRAAQHSSRTIDFFGTQLTLPPEARFASMPSVQRYVDEVLALPAVTTRWPAPGPLSVRPRRAATAAHYESIDGTGVIAVPDRSSADWAMRELVLLHEIAHHLNPQGPAHGPEFVATFCELAAAVMGPEVGHVLRVVYAKEGVR from the coding sequence GTGACGGCGCGCGACAGCCAGCGCTCCCGCGTCTACGCGGCCGAGGAGTTCGTCCGGACACTCTTCGACCGTGCCGCCCAACACAGTTCACGCACCATCGACTTCTTCGGCACCCAGCTCACCCTGCCGCCGGAAGCGCGGTTCGCGTCGATGCCGTCGGTGCAGCGTTACGTCGACGAGGTGCTCGCGCTGCCCGCCGTGACCACCCGCTGGCCCGCCCCGGGACCGCTCAGTGTGCGACCGCGCCGGGCCGCGACCGCCGCCCACTACGAAAGCATCGACGGCACAGGCGTTATCGCCGTCCCCGATCGGTCGTCCGCCGACTGGGCCATGCGCGAGCTGGTGTTACTGCACGAGATTGCCCACCACCTGAACCCGCAGGGTCCCGCCCACGGCCCGGAGTTCGTCGCCACGTTCTGTGAACTGGCCGCCGCGGTGATGGGTCCGGAGGTGGGCCACGTGCTGCGCGTCGTCTACGCCAAGGAAGGCGTCCGATAA
- a CDS encoding pyridoxamine 5'-phosphate oxidase family protein — translation MHRELTTVAELREIVGEPDHYVANKVKDRLSPVQRDWLAHSPLAFVATTDAQGRVDISPKGDPAGFVHVIDDSTIAIPDRPGNKRVDGYLNVLQRPGVGTLFVIPGRGDTLRINGRGRILADADYFDAMAVNGKRPLLALEVDIDEVFFHCSKAFLRSDTWKPETWNPTALPSVAQMAKALRHDWSDAELEERYCEDNIRKLLY, via the coding sequence ATGCATCGTGAACTGACGACCGTTGCCGAGCTCCGGGAGATCGTGGGCGAACCCGACCACTACGTGGCGAACAAGGTCAAGGACCGGCTGTCCCCGGTGCAGCGCGACTGGTTGGCACATTCGCCCCTGGCCTTCGTGGCCACCACCGATGCACAAGGCCGCGTTGACATTTCGCCGAAGGGTGATCCGGCAGGATTCGTCCACGTGATCGACGACAGCACCATCGCGATCCCGGATCGGCCGGGCAACAAGCGCGTCGACGGGTATCTCAACGTGCTGCAGCGCCCCGGAGTCGGAACCCTGTTCGTGATCCCGGGCCGCGGCGACACGCTGCGGATCAACGGCCGGGGCCGCATCCTGGCCGACGCCGACTACTTCGACGCCATGGCGGTCAACGGTAAACGGCCGCTGCTGGCGTTGGAGGTCGACATCGATGAGGTGTTCTTCCACTGCTCCAAGGCATTCCTGCGCTCGGATACCTGGAAGCCGGAGACCTGGAATCCGACCGCATTGCCCAGCGTCGCCCAGATGGCCAAGGCGTTGCGGCACGACTGGTCCGATGCCGAACTCGAAGAACGCTACTGCGAGGACAACATTCGTAAGCTCCTCTACTAG
- a CDS encoding molybdopterin-dependent oxidoreductase, whose protein sequence is MSRTALRICPLCEATCGMVLTIDDNDRVSAARGDRDDVFSHGFICPKGASFPELDNDPDRLQKPLVRRDGELVETSWAEAFAAAAEGLQRVIADTGGSSVAVYLGNPNAHTIAGSLYGPVVIKSLGTRQVYSASTLDQMPKHVSCGYLFGNPLAFTLPDLDRTDYLVVMGANPLVSNGSLATAADFPGKLKALRRRGGTLVVIDPNRTRTAELADRHLAPRPGTDAALLFAVAHVLFDEDLVDLGRLAEHVSGLERVRAAAQDFPPEAVAEHCGVDADEIRTLARELAAAPTAAVYGRIGTSTVGFGTLTSWLVDVVNILTGNLDRPGGVMFASSPIAGAPRPPRPGRGFTTGRWRSRVSGHPEALSELPTVALAEEIETPGDGQVKAMITIAGNPVLSAPDGARLSDALDGVGFMVSVDPYLNETTRHADVILPPPPPSRAAHYDLALSGAAVRNNARYSPPVLPLPEGRPDECEILARLALIVLGMGPDADPTLVDEQVIATTLGKEVADEHSPVAGRSVEELTAMLPTGRGYERRLDMMLRLGPFGDGFGASPDGLTLQRLKDTPHGVDLGALTPRIPEILRTPSGTIELDAEPILADVPRLHAALTSEPGFLLIGRRHLRSNNSWMHNLPALSGGTNRCTLQIHPDDAALLGLEEMATVTGPGGKLEVPVEITDAIRPGVVSLPHGWGHTEPGTRMRVAAQHPGVNVNNLNDGTLLDPLSGTAVLNALPVEVAPAG, encoded by the coding sequence ATGAGCCGCACCGCTTTGCGAATCTGCCCGCTGTGCGAGGCCACCTGCGGGATGGTCCTCACCATCGACGACAACGACCGGGTCAGTGCCGCCCGGGGTGATCGTGACGACGTCTTCAGTCACGGCTTCATCTGCCCCAAGGGCGCCAGCTTCCCCGAGTTGGACAACGACCCCGACCGGCTGCAGAAGCCCCTGGTGCGCCGCGACGGTGAACTGGTCGAGACCTCCTGGGCGGAAGCCTTCGCCGCGGCGGCCGAAGGACTGCAACGCGTCATCGCCGACACCGGTGGCTCCTCGGTCGCGGTGTACCTGGGAAACCCGAACGCGCACACCATCGCCGGGTCGCTGTACGGGCCGGTCGTCATCAAGTCGCTGGGCACCCGGCAGGTGTATTCGGCCAGCACGCTGGACCAGATGCCCAAACACGTGTCCTGCGGATACCTGTTCGGCAACCCGCTCGCCTTCACCCTGCCCGACCTCGACCGCACCGACTATCTCGTCGTCATGGGCGCAAACCCGTTGGTGTCCAACGGTTCCCTGGCCACCGCCGCCGACTTCCCGGGCAAGCTCAAGGCATTGCGCCGCCGCGGCGGCACGCTGGTGGTGATCGATCCGAACCGGACCCGCACCGCGGAGCTGGCCGACCGGCACCTCGCGCCCCGCCCTGGCACCGACGCCGCATTGCTGTTCGCGGTCGCGCATGTGCTCTTCGACGAGGACCTCGTCGACCTGGGCAGGCTGGCCGAGCACGTTTCCGGGCTGGAGCGGGTGCGGGCCGCGGCGCAGGACTTCCCGCCGGAGGCGGTGGCCGAGCACTGCGGAGTCGATGCCGACGAAATCCGAACGCTGGCACGCGAACTCGCCGCAGCCCCGACTGCGGCGGTCTACGGCCGCATCGGCACCTCGACGGTCGGGTTCGGCACGCTGACCAGCTGGCTGGTCGACGTGGTCAACATCCTGACCGGCAACCTGGACCGCCCGGGCGGAGTGATGTTCGCCAGCTCACCGATCGCCGGGGCGCCGCGCCCGCCGCGCCCCGGGCGGGGATTCACCACCGGCCGCTGGCGCAGCCGGGTGTCCGGCCACCCGGAGGCACTGTCCGAGCTGCCCACGGTCGCTCTTGCCGAGGAGATCGAAACCCCCGGCGACGGCCAGGTCAAGGCGATGATCACGATCGCGGGTAACCCGGTGCTGTCGGCACCCGACGGCGCCCGGCTGTCCGACGCCCTCGATGGCGTCGGCTTCATGGTGTCGGTGGACCCCTATCTCAACGAGACCACCCGGCACGCCGACGTGATCCTTCCGCCGCCACCGCCTTCTCGCGCAGCACATTACGACCTTGCGCTCAGCGGGGCGGCAGTGCGCAACAACGCCCGGTACTCACCGCCGGTGCTGCCGCTGCCCGAAGGCCGGCCCGACGAGTGCGAGATCCTGGCGCGGCTGGCGCTGATCGTGCTGGGGATGGGCCCCGACGCCGACCCCACGCTGGTGGACGAGCAGGTGATCGCGACCACGCTGGGCAAGGAGGTCGCCGACGAGCACTCCCCGGTGGCAGGCCGATCCGTCGAAGAGCTGACCGCAATGCTGCCCACCGGCCGCGGGTACGAACGTCGGCTGGACATGATGCTGCGGCTGGGCCCGTTCGGGGATGGGTTCGGCGCCTCGCCGGACGGCCTGACCCTGCAGCGGCTGAAGGACACCCCGCACGGGGTGGACCTCGGCGCACTGACCCCGCGGATCCCCGAAATTCTCCGGACGCCCTCGGGCACAATCGAATTGGATGCCGAACCGATCCTCGCCGACGTCCCGCGGCTGCACGCGGCGCTGACGTCGGAGCCGGGTTTCCTGCTGATCGGCCGCCGGCACCTGCGGTCCAACAACAGCTGGATGCACAACCTGCCCGCCCTGTCCGGCGGCACCAATCGCTGCACGCTGCAGATCCATCCCGACGACGCCGCCCTACTCGGCCTCGAGGAGATGGCTACCGTCACCGGCCCGGGCGGGAAACTCGAAGTGCCGGTGGAGATCACCGATGCGATCCGCCCCGGCGTGGTGTCACTGCCGCACGGATGGGGACACACCGAGCCGGGCACCCGGATGCGGGTGGCGGCGCAGCACCCGGGCGTGAACGTCAACAACCTCAACGACGGCACGCTGCTGGATCCGTTGTCGGGCACCGCGGTATTGAACGCGTTGCCGGTGGAGGTGGCTCCGGCCGGCTAG
- a CDS encoding IclR family transcriptional regulator, translating to MVDGERPSPTRDDGIQVLRRAAAALDEIATAPGRLRLVDLHSRLGLAKSTTRRLLVGLVEVGFAAVDDDGRIVLGDRLLGLANADAAHITSAFRSTLERVAEATGETVDLSVYRGGQMLFVDQIESPHRLRAVSAIGGRFTLYDTANGKAALALFDDPDVEQVLAALPPGEADRVRAEIRTIRGDRVAFDRDEHTDGISAAGIAGRAAGGNIVAISVPAPTGRFNAHSDRIVAALHEALQSPAWTG from the coding sequence ATGGTCGACGGCGAACGCCCTTCACCGACCCGTGACGACGGCATTCAGGTGTTGCGCCGGGCCGCAGCCGCTCTCGACGAGATCGCCACCGCCCCGGGCCGGCTTCGCCTGGTTGACCTGCACAGCCGGCTGGGCCTGGCCAAGTCGACCACGCGGCGCCTCCTGGTCGGTCTGGTCGAGGTGGGGTTCGCCGCGGTGGACGACGACGGCCGCATCGTCCTCGGGGACCGGCTGCTCGGCCTGGCCAACGCCGACGCCGCCCACATCACGTCCGCATTCCGGTCCACCCTGGAACGGGTGGCCGAGGCCACCGGCGAAACGGTGGACCTGTCGGTGTACCGCGGTGGCCAGATGCTGTTCGTCGACCAGATCGAGTCGCCGCACCGGCTGCGCGCAGTCTCGGCGATCGGCGGGCGCTTCACGCTGTATGACACCGCCAACGGGAAGGCGGCGCTGGCACTGTTCGACGATCCCGACGTCGAGCAGGTGCTCGCCGCCCTCCCGCCGGGCGAGGCCGATCGGGTGCGCGCCGAGATCCGGACCATCCGCGGTGACCGGGTGGCGTTCGACCGCGACGAGCACACCGACGGCATCTCGGCCGCGGGGATCGCCGGCCGTGCGGCCGGAGGCAACATCGTCGCGATCTCGGTACCCGCCCCCACCGGGCGGTTCAACGCCCACTCCGACCGCATCGTCGCCGCCCTGCACGAGGCACTGCAGTCACCGGCGTGGACGGGCTGA
- a CDS encoding FAD-binding oxidoreductase, translating to MGSLPEGRHFFHGDDGYESARRATVWNQRVPDRYPDVIVQAVDADDVVAALRYAKANNKQVSIKSGGHSWAASHLRDGAVLLDMSRLDQTSIDVDAMTAVAGPGKGGSVLAAELDAVGLFFPAGHCKGVCIGGYLLQGGYGWNSRVVGPACESVIGLDVVTADGEKIFIDADHHPDLYWAARGAGPGFFAVVTAFHLKLYPKPAVLGSSFYAYPIELADEIFTWARGISADVDRRVELQIVATRSVPNAGIDRPAIVMASPAFADTEAEAKEAFSLLDQCPVVDKALAAFPYAPVPLADWYTAVMSNYLEDHRYTADNMWTNASAAELMPGIHRILDTLPPHPAHFLWLNWGPSPQRQDMAYSLESEIYLALYAGWMDPKDDEKYSDWPRSHMAAMAPLATGIQLADENLGRRPAKFVTDENMARLDRVRAQYDPDGRFHSWMGRL from the coding sequence GTGGGGTCACTTCCTGAGGGTCGGCATTTCTTCCACGGTGACGACGGATACGAGAGCGCACGCCGGGCGACGGTGTGGAACCAGCGGGTGCCCGACCGCTATCCGGACGTCATCGTCCAGGCGGTCGACGCCGACGACGTCGTCGCGGCCCTGCGCTATGCGAAGGCCAACAACAAGCAGGTCAGCATCAAGTCCGGTGGCCACAGCTGGGCGGCCAGCCACCTGCGCGACGGCGCGGTGCTGCTGGACATGAGCCGCCTCGACCAGACCAGCATCGACGTCGACGCGATGACGGCGGTCGCGGGGCCGGGCAAGGGTGGCAGTGTGCTGGCCGCCGAACTCGATGCGGTCGGACTGTTCTTTCCCGCCGGGCACTGCAAGGGCGTCTGCATCGGCGGCTATCTGCTGCAGGGCGGTTACGGCTGGAACAGCAGGGTGGTCGGGCCGGCCTGCGAAAGCGTGATCGGGCTGGACGTGGTGACCGCCGACGGCGAGAAGATCTTCATCGACGCCGACCACCACCCCGACCTGTACTGGGCCGCCCGCGGCGCCGGGCCGGGGTTCTTCGCTGTCGTCACCGCGTTCCACCTCAAGCTCTATCCGAAGCCGGCGGTGCTGGGCAGCAGCTTCTACGCCTACCCGATCGAACTCGCCGACGAGATCTTCACCTGGGCCCGCGGCATCTCCGCCGACGTCGACCGTCGCGTCGAGCTGCAGATCGTCGCCACCAGGAGCGTGCCGAACGCGGGCATCGACCGGCCGGCGATCGTGATGGCCTCACCGGCGTTCGCCGACACCGAGGCCGAAGCCAAGGAGGCCTTCAGCCTGCTCGACCAGTGCCCCGTCGTCGACAAGGCGCTGGCCGCGTTCCCGTATGCGCCAGTGCCCCTTGCGGATTGGTACACCGCGGTGATGAGCAACTATCTGGAGGACCATCGCTATACCGCCGACAACATGTGGACCAACGCCTCGGCCGCCGAGTTGATGCCGGGCATCCACCGCATCCTGGACACCCTGCCGCCGCACCCGGCGCACTTCCTGTGGCTGAACTGGGGCCCGTCGCCGCAACGCCAGGACATGGCCTACAGCCTGGAAAGCGAGATCTACCTGGCGCTGTACGCCGGCTGGATGGACCCGAAAGACGACGAAAAATACAGTGACTGGCCACGATCCCACATGGCGGCGATGGCACCGCTGGCGACCGGCATCCAGCTGGCCGACGAGAATCTGGGCCGCCGCCCCGCCAAGTTCGTCACCGACGAGAACATGGCCCGGCTCGATCGGGTGCGAGCCCAGTACGACCCCGACGGCCGGTTCCACAGCTGGATGGGACGACTCTGA
- a CDS encoding PE-PPE domain-containing protein — protein MAFSNKMRQGLRAGTRKTALFGAAAATAVAMTMGSVAEPVAPAANALTLDTTTTGPLLWLINELGVDSYTFDNIPVVGSITLAFDWHKADSVGLNNVLNAEPFGGFVLGTATRPNILSSSPTGPLLIASGTGVPAALQTYRALLSSANGNTLPGYDPLVAAGKVSSITGQPCSSGITCVQGTNVTNLPIALVRNPETPNGGLYSRFAPIFKLFGMNPVSPNATSGSSLGIRFNGAFVNVALGYDMLSDFPETLNPFSLANSVMASVLPTYLLGGAELQGASINTIEGNLIALLTLGTPSTTYSTLVPTDLPLLEPLRLPSRILNAVFKAAKIPITLGTPLADALQPALSILVNIGYTDVQTPSEGGTYNRTYNQSSQYIPFLSRATLTPQEWAAVPGDVAKALFTGFRDVLSGKSTTTTPVPAPSPEPSVTAAAVTPTSAAAPSVTAKSGKPSKQSSSASSKKSSAPKASAKKGVGGSKRAS, from the coding sequence GTGGCGTTTTCAAACAAGATGCGGCAGGGATTGAGAGCCGGGACGAGGAAGACTGCGCTGTTCGGGGCGGCGGCAGCCACTGCCGTGGCCATGACGATGGGCAGCGTCGCCGAACCGGTGGCGCCCGCGGCAAATGCGCTGACTCTCGACACGACCACGACCGGCCCGCTGCTGTGGCTCATCAACGAGTTGGGGGTGGACAGCTACACCTTCGACAACATCCCGGTGGTCGGGTCGATCACGCTGGCCTTCGACTGGCACAAAGCGGATTCGGTAGGGCTGAACAACGTCCTGAATGCGGAGCCGTTCGGCGGGTTCGTCCTCGGCACCGCGACCCGGCCGAACATTCTGTCCAGCAGTCCCACCGGTCCGCTGCTGATCGCCTCGGGCACAGGCGTTCCCGCTGCGCTGCAGACCTATCGGGCGCTGCTGTCCAGCGCCAACGGCAACACCCTGCCCGGCTACGATCCGCTGGTCGCCGCAGGCAAGGTCAGTTCGATCACCGGCCAGCCGTGCTCCTCGGGCATCACCTGCGTCCAGGGCACCAATGTCACCAACCTGCCGATCGCCTTGGTGCGCAACCCCGAGACACCCAACGGCGGTCTCTATTCGCGGTTCGCACCGATCTTCAAGTTGTTCGGGATGAACCCGGTCAGCCCCAACGCCACCTCCGGATCGAGCCTCGGCATCAGGTTCAACGGCGCGTTCGTCAACGTCGCCCTCGGCTACGACATGCTGTCCGACTTCCCGGAGACGCTGAACCCGTTCTCGCTGGCCAACTCCGTCATGGCCAGCGTGCTGCCCACCTACCTGCTCGGCGGCGCGGAATTGCAAGGCGCCAGCATCAACACGATCGAGGGCAACCTCATCGCATTGCTGACCCTCGGCACGCCCAGCACCACATACAGCACACTCGTTCCCACCGATCTGCCCCTGCTGGAGCCGCTGCGGCTCCCGTCGCGCATTCTCAATGCGGTGTTCAAGGCGGCGAAGATTCCGATCACGCTGGGCACGCCGCTGGCCGACGCGCTGCAGCCCGCCCTGTCGATTCTGGTGAACATCGGCTACACCGATGTGCAGACGCCCAGCGAGGGTGGCACCTACAACCGCACGTATAACCAGTCCTCGCAATACATTCCGTTCCTGTCACGGGCGACGCTGACGCCGCAGGAGTGGGCCGCGGTTCCCGGCGATGTGGCCAAGGCGCTGTTCACCGGATTCCGTGATGTGTTGAGCGGCAAGTCCACGACGACCACACCTGTACCCGCACCTTCGCCGGAGCCCAGCGTGACGGCAGCCGCGGTGACCCCGACATCAGCGGCTGCGCCGTCGGTGACCGCCAAGTCGGGCAAGCCGTCCAAACAGTCGAGTTCGGCGTCGAGCAAGAAGAGTTCAGCGCCGAAGGCGTCGGCCAAGAAGGGCGTGGGCGGGTCCAAGCGGGCCAGCTAG